Below is a genomic region from Candidatus Eisenbacteria bacterium.
ACGCGGTGCTCGCCGCCTTCACCGTCTCCGCGAACTTCACGGTGTCGATCGTCTTGAGAAAGACCGGCTGCCGGGGATCCGAGAGGTCGACGATGTGAAGGCCCGCTTGCCCGCCGGCCACGAACGCCGTCTCGCCGAGAACCGAGACGTCCTGCGCCTCGCTCGGGAGCTTGAGCCTCCCGATCACTTGGATCGGTGCGGTCGGAGGCCTGTAGAGCTTCTGCTCGCCGCAGCCGGCGAGGAGAAGGAGGGCCGCCGCCGGCGCTCCCCACCTTTTCCACCCCGGCTTCCGTCCACCCTGATTCTTCATGAGCGAAGTTCCTCCTAGAACGGTATCTCGATGCCGAACCAAGTTCGGTTGTCGGTGTAGTCCTTCTCCTCTCCGATATCCATGCCGACCGCGACCTCGACTGCGGTGGAGGAGCGCTTCGTGTAGCGATAACCTCCCTCGAGGGAGGCGGCTCCCACGACCGGGACGGTTCGGAACGTGATCTCGGCCCGGCGGACCTCGTCTTTGCGTCCGACGTGGAGCGGATCCAGATCCGCCCGTTTTCGACTTGTGAAGTAGAAAGCCTGGTACTCGCCTCCGACCGTGAGATCGTTCACGCGGAGGAATCCCTTGCGCGAGCCGAGAGAGAAGTCGAGCCCGTAGGTGTCTCTCACGAAGGAGGGATCGCCGTTGTCCGATGCCTCGATGGTCTCGCCCGCGGAATCGGCTCCCCGCCCCTTCGCGTCGGTGTAGTCGTACGAGCCCGTGATCTTGAGGGGGCCGATCGCGCGCCAGGTGAGAGAACCTCCGGTGCGCCACTCCCACGTATCGTTCTCCATGAAGGCTTGGTTGAAATACCGCCAGGAGCGCTTCACGTCGAGTTTCCCCTCGAGGACGGAGGCGAGGCGGCGCCAATAGCTCAGCGTGACCGAAGTCGACGTATAGGAGAAATCAGTGTACGCGAGCGGTGCGGCTTTGGACGTGAACGGCGGCCGGTCGCGGAAGTTTCGAATATAAGACATCGGCGCATGATAGAACGTGAGCTGGAAGTTGTCCTTCCCGAATCCCGGGTGCTTCAGGCGGAGCTGATACGACTCGTTGCTCTTGAAGGCGTTCTCGACGTAGCGCCAGCTCGTGAGGCGAAGCTGTGCCTCGAGATCCCGGCCGGTGAGCGCCTTGGAACGTGCGGTGAGGTCGAGTCTCGGCCGGATAATCCAATCCCCCGCCTGCGTGATCGAGTACTTGCCGTAGCTCGGCTGGGTGGAGAAGACCAAGAGGTCCACGTCCGAGTAGTGGATGATGTTGTCGTCGTACTCGAATCGGAGAGCGAAGAGCCCCGAGACGCGGAGATCGTGTCCCTCTTTCGTCTCTTTGGCGCTCTTACCCGGCGCGGCTTTCTTCGGCTGTGCCGCGGCCGGATCCTCCTCGTCCCCCATGCGTCCCGCGGTCGCGAGCGAAACCGCCGGCGGGCCGCTCGTCACGGCATCGAACGAGTCCGCTTCGGCCTTCGCGGCGAGCGCGAAAAGGAAAGCGTAGGAGAGAAGACCTCCACGGCCGACGAACATTCGAAGAGGGCGCGATCCGCTCACCCGCATTCCCTAACGAAGTAGAAGTAGTTTCACGGCGCGCCGCTCGCGTTCCGTTTCCAGCCGGGCGAAGTAGACCCCGCTCGGCGCCTCGCGTCCGAGATCGTCCCTCCCGTCCCAGACGGCCGTTCCGCTCCCGCCGTTTGTCTCGCCGTCGATCAGGGTCCTCACGACCCGGCCGGAGATCGTATAGATGCGAAGCTTGATGTTCTCCTTGGAGGGAAGCATGTACCTCACGATCGAGGAGCCGCGCGAGGGGTTCGGCCCGAGCGACAAGAGCGCGAGTGCCGCCGGCGCGCCCCTTCCCGAGTAGGCGAACGGACCGAGAAGCGTTTCATTCCCCACCGGATCGAGCGATCCGATCCAGTAGACGGCGGAGGAATCGGGGTGCGCCTCCCGGTCGAGGAACGCGCGGGCGGCGGCGGGGAGCACTCCCCCGGGCAGCGCCGCGCGCTCGCCTTCCGTGTCCGTCCGATAGACGACGGTGGATCCTCTCGGGCGATCGTCGCAAGGCTCCCACCCAAGCCGCACGCCGTTCTCATCCCGCTCCGCGCGGAATTTCTCCAGCCGGAACGGTCGATAGCGGGGCGGCCTCGTCGTGAACTCGATCGCGAGGCCCGCGGAGAGCGGGGCCGCGGAAGCCGGATAGAGGTTCGTGTAGCAGTACTCGAGGCCGATCGCCTCGCTCCGGTCCTCGATGCCGACGCTCGCGTACATCCGATCGAAATCGTTGTTCACGATCTGTTTGTATTGGAATCGGATCGGGCCGTCCCCCGTCGGCGTTGGGTGGCGGACCGGGTCGTAGAGGATCATCTGGAAGGTCTGCAGCTCGTCATAGTCGGTCCGGTTCTCGTGATGCGGGCGGAGGTTTCCGAGGCGGCTCCACTCGACGACGAAGCGTTGGTTCGCCGTGTCGGAGAAGACGTACACGCCGTCCCCGACGCGCGCGCCTTCGTACTTCTTGTCCGGATCGAGGTTGTCCCAGAACGGGGCGATCAGGGCGGCGGGGCCGTATCGGTTCGGCAGGCTCCAGTTGTAGAAATCGTAGGATGGGATCGTGTCGAACGCGGCCCACCCGTTGTCCGAGATGAGGATCCTCCGGTAGGTCTCCCCATAGTACGTGAACGGGAAGGGGAGCGTTTCGATCGCGAAGCCGTTGTCGCCGAGGTTCAGGTTCGTTCCGTTCCCTCCGTATTCCGAGGAACACTCGACCCACTCGTAGAGCGGCGCCGCTTCGGGGTAGTCGGTATCCGAGTTGTCGTAGGCGTAGTAGCCGTACGCGTCCGGGCCGAGCGGTGCGCGGTGGGTCGCCGTGCCGACGGCGATCGTGAAGCTCGTCGTCCGCACGATCCCTCCGGATGTCGTCGCGGCGAGGGTGAAGACCGCTCCCTGCCCGACGGCGGCGCTGTCCGTCGCATGAACCGTAAAGGGAATCGCGGCGGTTCCCGACGCGCCGATGCCGAGGGGGCCGAGGCTCGATGCGGAGTCGAGGACGATCGCGAGGTCCGCGGTCCCGCTCCGGAGCACGAGGCTCGTCGCGGGCGCCGCGGCCGATCCCCCATTCCGCACGGTCACGGAGAGGGCGAGCGTGTCTCCCGGATCGAGCACGCCGTCCTCGCCGAGGAGATGCGCCTGGTACCGGAAGTCGTGCGAGCGGACCTTGAGATCGAAAGCATTGTCCGTCTCGACGCCTCCCGACGAAGCCCGGACAAGGAACCGAAGAACGCGGCCGTCCTCGACATCTCCGTTCACGCGAACCACCCAGGGGGCGACGGCCGCCGCCGCGGCTCCGGGCGCGATGTCCGGAAAAGAGGCGGTCGCGGTCTCGACGATCGATCCGGTCGAGAGGGCGGTGAGCGATGCCTGCACTCCGGTCGCCGCGGAGGAGCCGAGGTTCCGAAGCGTCGCGCGGATCTCCAGCGTCTCCCCCGGATTCGGGTTCCCGTCTCCGTTCCCCGCGCTCGCGCCCGTCCCGTCGTCGCGGACCGCGATCGCGGCGAGACCGAGATGCGTCCGGTTGCCGACGACCGTCACGTTGTCCCTGAGGGGAAGGAGACCCTTGCCGGTCACGGTGATCACGACCGGTGCGGCGTCGTTCGAGAAGTCCGCGAGGAACCGCGCCTCGCCGGCCGCGTCGGTAAAGGCCGAGGCGAGCCGGTTTCCCGCCTGCGAGAGGCCGACCCTCGCTCCCGCGATCGGAACGGCTCCACCCGCGTCGGTCACACGGACGAAATAGGTGTTGCTCCCTTTGACGATCGTGTCCGGCCTCGCGATCGCGATCTCTCTCTGGGGCCCGAGACGGAGCTCCAGCGA
It encodes:
- a CDS encoding T9SS type A sorting domain-containing protein, whose protein sequence is RTTESARVEIRPLPDEAERPILRFLPLPPGASEPVIAHEDAAAGGISLDEPMIARGTVLLPIVVRSAPGGSAKDLPEIVFDINYRRDPAKTHSSSSARFGRGSLSSLGKLLASGETLLAPSEEEGSYLIVSAPELLPAVEPLARWKREMGFEVIVVSTAETGVGNSQILSYVRDLYENSDLPPLYLLLVGDVDQVPGWDYHQSVSDHPYALLDGDDFLPDLYVGRLSARTIQQANTIVAKIVGYEKDPYRADPSWFSRALLVAGDFSSSTPVPVSRWCRELLYGIGFAAVDTVFFPPHWATAPPFIRASIDRGVSLVSYRGWAYGWRGWEPPKFTVDHIPSLSNGWMLPAVFSFVCENGNFAVAECFGEAWIRAGTPEVPKGAVAFLGNSEHWSHTRHNDAAAMGAFDAIGGEGIHRLGDILNASKFEIYREFPDMIYYDSLGIDGNPFADNSVEFYFYIYSLLGDPSLELRLGPQREIAIARPDTIVKGSNTYFVRVTDAGGAVPIAGARVGLSQAGNRLASAFTDAAGEARFLADFSNDAAPVVITVTGKGLLPLRDNVTVVGNRTHLGLAAIAVRDDGTGASAGNGDGNPNPGETLEIRATLRNLGSSAATGVQASLTALSTGSIVETATASFPDIAPGAAAAAVAPWVVRVNGDVEDGRVLRFLVRASSGGVETDNAFDLKVRSHDFRYQAHLLGEDGVLDPGDTLALSVTVRNGGSAAAPATSLVLRSGTADLAIVLDSASSLGPLGIGASGTAAIPFTVHATDSAAVGQGAVFTLAATTSGGIVRTTSFTIAVGTATHRAPLGPDAYGYYAYDNSDTDYPEAAPLYEWVECSSEYGGNGTNLNLGDNGFAIETLPFPFTYYGETYRRILISDNGWAAFDTIPSYDFYNWSLPNRYGPAALIAPFWDNLDPDKKYEGARVGDGVYVFSDTANQRFVVEWSRLGNLRPHHENRTDYDELQTFQMILYDPVRHPTPTGDGPIRFQYKQIVNNDFDRMYASVGIEDRSEAIGLEYCYTNLYPASAAPLSAGLAIEFTTRPPRYRPFRLEKFRAERDENGVRLGWEPCDDRPRGSTVVYRTDTEGERAALPGGVLPAAARAFLDREAHPDSSAVYWIGSLDPVGNETLLGPFAYSGRGAPAALALLSLGPNPSRGSSIVRYMLPSKENIKLRIYTISGRVVRTLIDGETNGGSGTAVWDGRDDLGREAPSGVYFARLETERERRAVKLLLLR